The Setaria viridis chromosome 2, Setaria_viridis_v4.0, whole genome shotgun sequence DNA window GAGCATAATCTATCAAGCAggaacccaaaaaaaaaaatccaatagcCGCGAGATCGAGCAAGATCACCAACAAAGAACACATGCAGATCATCACTAGCTCACTACACCTCACAAGGCGCGCGCGGAAGGAGGAAATCGATCAGTAGAGCCTGTAGTGGCGGTAGGACTTGAGCATGGCGCCGCAGAAGGTGCAGATGATGGCGCGCCAGGTGCGTCGGTGCACGGTGAGGAGGTAGCAGACCCGGGTGGAGGTCTCCATGTCTGCCACGCTCGCGCACCCACCGCACCGCGAGCagatccccgccgccggcttgcTGCTCCGCACCGTCCGCCGCTGGTCCACCAGGAAGCAGAAGAACACCATCCCTTCCCTCTCCTTGATTCCCTTTTGGTTTCTTTCGCGGCCCGGCTCTCCGAGACTCCAACAACACCAACAGACTAATCTGCTCGCGTTT harbors:
- the LOC140221730 gene encoding uncharacterized protein, which produces MRSICPALNSPRPPPVPHVASRGIASYWRCLPPAPRSPLLTSQKPRHRELAAGLAPLRIAAALPLYKKAPNASRLVCWCCWSLGEPGRERNQKGIKEREGMVFFCFLVDQRRTVRSSKPAAGICSRCGGCASVADMETSTRVCYLLTVHRRTWRAIICTFCGAMLKSYRHYRLY